In Pseudocalidococcus azoricus BACA0444, the genomic stretch ATTTTAGCCCCATCTTGGATCATGCAAGGAAGGAGAACCGGGCAAACTTCAGCCAAGGCTACTTCAAAGGGAATGGCAACAGCGCCGAGGATCAACATTGGGTAACTTCCGATTAATTTCATAAAAAACTCCTCACACACCTAGATACTGAAAATTAGATAAAAATCTAACTAGAAATTAAGCTAGTTATTGCCAGATTTGCGCGTAGAAATCGCTAACTGGACATTTTTGATTTGCCGCAACTCATCCATGACTGCAATCACGGTGCCATGTTCAACCGCAGTATCTGCCCGGACAATCACCAGTTGATTAGCAGTAGCCGTTTTTAAGCCAACAATCCGAGCTTGCACTTGGGCAATTTCTACCCCATCCCCATTTATAAAAATGTTGCGATTGCGATCAATGGTGACAGTAATTGGATTGTTGGGCTGAGTTTGGGTTGTAGTGGCCTGGGGAAGCTTAATATCAATCCCATCAGTCCGACTTAAGAATAAGGACGCAATAATGAAAAAAGCAAGCACCGAAAACACAACATCAATCATCGGGACAATATTAATTTCATCCCCATCCTGCTCATCCTCCAACCTAAACATGGTGTAGTTCTCCTGGAGTCAGGCGTTCACTGTAGAGAACTTCCAACTGTCCCAAAGATTCTTGAATAAAGGCCAGTTGGCGGCGATAGAAACTCCGAAATAGGTTAGCAAACAGCAAGGCAACAATAGCCACCACCAGGCCCATGACGGTTGACACCAAGGCCTCACTCACCCCACCTGTGACTCCGGCTACTTGCGTCCCATCAAAATTCCCTAAAGATAAAGAGCTAAAGGCCCGCATTAGTCCCAAAACTGTTCCCAGGAGTCCCAACAACGGTGAGACCGCGATCACAGTGGTAAAGACCGTGCTAAAGCGACGCAAAATGGGTAGCTCGGCCTGGGCCGCAGACTCCAAAATCGTGTGCATTTGAGTAGGACTCAGGTGTTCATGGTTATAGCTGAAGCCGAGGGCCCGAGTAAAAATTCGACAGACGGGTAAATCACGATGGCTTGTCAGGGTTTTCATCACCTGGCCTGGGTTTTCTTGGTAGTCAATTAAGACACGCCGGATCACCTTGGGCTGAATTGAATAAACTCTGAACCAGAAAATAATTCGCTCCACAGACAAAGCTACGGTCAAGATCGAAAACACGAGTAAGGGGTAGGCAACAATTCCCCCAGCCGCAAAAAAGTTAGTTGGTTCTGTGGCCATAGAATCAGATTTTCCTGCAAAATACTGAGAACTAATCCTATTAGCTAGTGAGAATTAATGTCAAGTATATTTTAGATTTTATTTATTTTTTACATATATATTTTTTATCTTATGTCTTAAAACCCTTTCCCAAGCTCAGTTGTAGAGATTTATACTTCAAAGTTCATCATATTGTTCGGATTAAATCTGACACTAATTTTCAAAAATAAGTATGCTAATATCATATTTCAATATGACAATGTTATTGATTTTGCGCCATGAATGATTTCGTGCTTTTGCTTGAGAGTCGCCACCGACAAGGGTTTTGGGCAGCCTGTGTAGCGGCATCAGTCCTTTTGCATGGGCTAGTTTTGGCTAATGCCGGGGCCTGGTGGCGGGTTTTACCTGAAGCAGAATCCCCAATTGCCGAGGTGATCATTTTGCCGGAGCCAGAACCAATACCCCAACCAACACAACCCATACCAGAAACCCAGCCCCCGCCGGAATTGCGACGGACTGAACTACCCAGGCCTCGCCCACAGCCACCCAGTCTCACACCAGCTTTACCCCAGCCTCAACCTGCACCTGTTCAACAACAATCTCGTCCACAACCCGCTGCGACCCCAGCCCCACCGAGTCACACGGCTCC encodes the following:
- a CDS encoding MotA/TolQ/ExbB proton channel family protein, which produces MATEPTNFFAAGGIVAYPLLVFSILTVALSVERIIFWFRVYSIQPKVIRRVLIDYQENPGQVMKTLTSHRDLPVCRIFTRALGFSYNHEHLSPTQMHTILESAAQAELPILRRFSTVFTTVIAVSPLLGLLGTVLGLMRAFSSLSLGNFDGTQVAGVTGGVSEALVSTVMGLVVAIVALLFANLFRSFYRRQLAFIQESLGQLEVLYSERLTPGELHHV
- a CDS encoding ExbD/TolR family protein, which translates into the protein MFRLEDEQDGDEINIVPMIDVVFSVLAFFIIASLFLSRTDGIDIKLPQATTTQTQPNNPITVTIDRNRNIFINGDGVEIAQVQARIVGLKTATANQLVIVRADTAVEHGTVIAVMDELRQIKNVQLAISTRKSGNN